Proteins from a single region of Pseudomonas quebecensis:
- a CDS encoding chromosome segregation protein SMC yields MTTIQELKDRRDTLTHEMESIRLDLAPFEAALESPEVIQQGRQRAVQDEINDHKRRIDSRNLEISALNQKIDRLDTLANRESLAAGYLSDMANWKADEMELNEKRSSIEIRLQQVRQSDQEDMAKARQAETDAATAYAQAVAWGDVEGEKAANAEAQKAAKNLTGAAEHHRRQQLLITALEQELVTIDLHITEAQKERAKIENQAAHLANTVLEEQWNKAAKTLLETGGKLWAARNLISRDPVGLMKLDIPEQGEHFGSWTWRELVDRSHQHSLLDLLAA; encoded by the coding sequence ATGACCACTATCCAAGAACTGAAAGACCGCCGCGACACACTGACACACGAAATGGAGAGCATTCGGCTCGACCTGGCACCCTTTGAAGCGGCACTAGAAAGCCCAGAGGTTATCCAACAGGGCCGTCAACGGGCCGTGCAGGATGAAATCAACGATCACAAAAGACGCATCGACTCGCGAAATCTAGAGATCAGCGCACTGAACCAGAAGATAGACCGCCTTGATACATTGGCAAACCGTGAGAGCTTGGCTGCGGGCTATCTCAGCGATATGGCGAACTGGAAAGCCGACGAAATGGAACTCAACGAAAAGCGCAGCAGCATCGAGATCCGGTTGCAGCAGGTCCGCCAGAGCGATCAGGAAGACATGGCAAAGGCCCGACAAGCTGAAACTGACGCAGCCACTGCCTATGCACAGGCCGTCGCCTGGGGCGATGTCGAAGGCGAGAAAGCTGCTAACGCAGAAGCTCAAAAGGCAGCAAAGAACCTCACGGGTGCTGCTGAGCATCACCGCCGCCAACAACTGCTCATCACCGCGCTGGAGCAGGAGCTCGTGACGATTGACCTGCATATCACAGAAGCACAAAAAGAGCGCGCCAAGATCGAAAACCAAGCGGCTCATCTGGCGAACACAGTGTTAGAAGAACAATGGAATAAGGCCGCGAAAACACTGCTGGAGACAGGCGGCAAGCTTTGGGCAGCACGCAACCTGATTAGTCGTGACCCGGTGGGACTGATGAAGCTGGATATCCCTGAACAGGGCGAGCACTTTGGAAGCTGGACCTGGCGCGAACTCGTGGATCGCTCACACCAACACAGCCTGCTTGACCTGCTGGCCGCCTAA
- a CDS encoding DUF927 domain-containing protein: protein MTQRTGNNSKRPSFADVKSAALKNIDRVLTHWLPNGKRVDGGNEYTAPNPTRTDKRAGSLKVNLSKGTWADFATGDKGGDLIDLVRYIDGGTDVEACKKLADLLSVSAGSATTKSAPTKSAVPEWVAIQPIPAEAMNKCPAKHRQHGTPSKVWIYRDAQGQPVMALYRFDLGPDEDGKPRKVFAPLTWCKRSDGQTTQWRWQGLPQPRPLLRLDELVQRADAPVVLCEGEKAADAAAELMPDYVATCWPNGSNSWQKADLTPLKGRTVVLWPDNDASGKTCMEAIELKLIELGAASVQGISLDVFKLKPSSKGGKPTIVKGGKWADSDDAADALAKGWTAGHVAELVRNGEFFGTVVEPTEPQQTKGKPPSKRPAKSKNDSLPGGFRLTPEGVFYSGDDGEARPVCSPLEIIARTRDDKGHNWGLLVEFDDPDGARKRWNIPARTMTGDFGKDVLGPLVDMGLRLAGSRSGRNARNDLQSYLGGFDSAQRARLVTRLGWHDNAFLLPEQQIGSHAEHLHFYEAGAQLPPISEAGSLEQWQQQIGALCVGNHRLAFVVSVAFAGPLLNLLGHESGGFHLYGDSSGGKTTHLQVAASVYGGPRLVRSWRSTDNALESIAAAHSDGLLVLDEIGMCDPRIIGETVYMLGNGTGKARANDRGQAGRQVQEWRLLFLSTGEKTLAQHMADANKELKAGMEVRMLAVPADASKGLGMFDVLNGFEDAAALSDALKARVAKYYGTPLTAFLHALCAPGEMLRWSVIVRRTVEQFITQNLPASASGQAQRAALRFGLAAAAGELATAFDVTGWPDGTATTAARVCLHAWLTERGGAGNFEGDAISARLRQVIERFGESRFTRWESTAAKIDEHGPRTIDRLGFRKTLEHGMGDALHTTNTYYVLPEAWRAEIFRGMNISAVNKELLQRGMLEPGSDGKAYSLIRLPGLGPQRCYVVKTVPGKDEREAKAA from the coding sequence ATGACTCAGCGCACTGGCAACAACTCAAAACGTCCCAGCTTTGCCGACGTAAAAAGTGCCGCTTTGAAGAATATCGACCGCGTCCTTACTCACTGGCTGCCAAACGGCAAACGTGTCGACGGCGGTAATGAATACACAGCACCGAACCCGACGCGCACGGACAAACGCGCAGGCTCACTCAAGGTCAACTTGAGCAAAGGCACCTGGGCGGATTTTGCCACTGGAGATAAGGGCGGGGACCTGATCGACCTGGTGCGTTACATCGATGGCGGCACCGACGTTGAGGCCTGCAAAAAGCTGGCGGATCTGCTCAGTGTTTCCGCAGGATCTGCAACCACCAAAAGCGCACCGACGAAAAGCGCAGTGCCTGAGTGGGTCGCGATTCAGCCGATCCCGGCCGAGGCCATGAACAAGTGCCCTGCCAAGCACCGACAACACGGCACCCCGTCCAAGGTGTGGATCTATCGCGATGCTCAGGGCCAGCCGGTCATGGCGTTGTATCGCTTCGACCTGGGCCCAGATGAAGATGGCAAACCGCGAAAGGTCTTTGCGCCGTTGACCTGGTGCAAACGCTCCGATGGACAAACCACACAATGGCGTTGGCAAGGCTTGCCTCAGCCAAGGCCCTTGCTGCGTCTGGATGAGCTGGTACAGCGTGCAGATGCGCCTGTGGTGCTATGTGAGGGTGAAAAGGCCGCTGATGCCGCTGCTGAACTGATGCCCGACTACGTCGCCACCTGCTGGCCGAACGGCTCCAACTCTTGGCAAAAGGCTGACCTGACGCCACTCAAAGGTCGCACGGTGGTGCTGTGGCCAGATAACGATGCCAGCGGCAAGACCTGCATGGAGGCCATTGAGCTCAAGCTGATAGAACTGGGCGCTGCATCAGTGCAAGGAATCTCGCTCGACGTGTTCAAGCTCAAGCCAAGCAGCAAAGGCGGGAAACCGACGATCGTTAAGGGTGGAAAATGGGCGGATAGCGACGACGCAGCAGATGCGTTAGCCAAAGGCTGGACCGCAGGCCACGTCGCCGAGTTGGTACGCAACGGCGAGTTTTTCGGCACTGTCGTTGAGCCCACTGAGCCTCAACAAACGAAGGGGAAGCCACCTTCCAAACGCCCTGCGAAATCGAAAAATGACTCATTGCCGGGCGGCTTTCGCCTAACACCTGAAGGGGTGTTTTACTCTGGTGATGATGGCGAGGCGCGCCCCGTGTGTTCACCTCTCGAAATCATCGCTCGCACTCGCGACGACAAGGGTCACAACTGGGGCTTGCTGGTCGAGTTTGACGACCCAGACGGCGCCAGAAAGCGCTGGAACATTCCGGCCCGAACCATGACCGGCGACTTCGGCAAAGACGTGCTTGGTCCGCTGGTAGACATGGGCCTGCGCCTTGCCGGGAGCCGATCAGGACGCAATGCCCGCAACGACCTACAAAGCTACCTCGGCGGCTTCGACAGCGCCCAGCGCGCACGTTTGGTCACACGCTTGGGTTGGCACGACAACGCATTCCTATTGCCCGAACAGCAAATCGGCTCACACGCCGAACACCTGCATTTTTATGAAGCCGGTGCGCAGCTTCCACCAATCAGCGAAGCGGGTTCTCTGGAGCAATGGCAGCAGCAAATCGGCGCGCTGTGCGTTGGTAATCACCGATTGGCGTTTGTCGTCTCTGTGGCCTTTGCGGGACCTCTGCTGAACCTGCTTGGTCATGAGTCGGGCGGTTTCCACCTCTACGGCGACAGCTCCGGCGGCAAGACCACCCACTTGCAGGTCGCTGCCTCGGTCTATGGCGGGCCGCGTCTGGTGCGTTCGTGGCGTTCCACGGATAACGCCCTGGAGTCTATCGCCGCCGCCCACTCAGACGGTCTTCTGGTGCTGGATGAAATCGGCATGTGCGACCCGCGCATTATTGGCGAGACGGTCTACATGCTCGGCAACGGCACTGGTAAGGCCCGGGCGAATGATCGAGGACAAGCGGGCCGACAGGTGCAGGAGTGGCGCTTGCTGTTTCTCTCGACCGGCGAGAAAACGTTGGCGCAGCACATGGCGGATGCCAACAAGGAGCTGAAAGCCGGTATGGAGGTGCGCATGCTCGCCGTGCCTGCGGATGCGAGCAAAGGTCTCGGCATGTTCGATGTGCTGAACGGTTTTGAGGATGCTGCTGCCCTCTCCGATGCGCTCAAGGCCCGTGTAGCAAAATACTACGGCACACCCCTCACCGCCTTCCTGCACGCACTGTGCGCGCCAGGAGAAATGCTCAGGTGGTCGGTGATCGTGCGCCGCACGGTGGAGCAGTTCATCACCCAAAACCTGCCCGCCTCGGCCAGTGGTCAGGCACAGCGTGCAGCACTTCGCTTTGGCCTCGCGGCAGCGGCCGGAGAGCTGGCTACCGCTTTCGATGTGACTGGTTGGCCGGATGGCACAGCTACGACCGCTGCCCGCGTGTGTCTGCATGCATGGCTGACCGAACGCGGCGGCGCCGGGAACTTCGAGGGCGATGCGATCTCGGCGCGATTGCGTCAGGTCATAGAGCGCTTTGGCGAAAGCCGCTTTACTCGCTGGGAGTCTACCGCCGCAAAGATCGATGAGCACGGGCCGCGCACGATTGATCGGTTGGGCTTTCGCAAGACCCTGGAACACGGCATGGGCGACGCCCTGCACACCACCAACACCTACTACGTTTTGCCTGAAGCCTGGCGTGCCGAAATCTTCAGAGGCATGAACATCAGTGCAGTAAATAAGGAGCTGCTGCAACGGGGCATGCTCGAACCGGGAAGCGATGGCAAGGCGTACAGCTTGATTCGTCTACCTGGGTTAGGACCTCAGCGCTGCTATGTGGTGAAGACAGTTCCAGGAAAGGACGAACGCGAGGCAAAAGCCGCCTAG
- a CDS encoding flagellar brake protein: protein MFNALNAEDAPQPPKVLTTPLEIAGTLRMLQESHDPLIITFHERSQRFQSYLVDVDRDNKTLALDEMIPRDGERHLENGEPFRIEGFHDGVRVAWESNGSLTISEKNGHRIYTGSMPDEVVYHQRRNAFRAALKLAQLVNIELGGEKLKAPVSGKLLDISATGCKLRFEGDICARLQLGQVYDRFVAALPFGSMTTSVELRYLHFEEKINTTFAGVRFHNMSGLVQRQVERFVYQLQREARRFDKDDDF, encoded by the coding sequence GTGTTCAACGCCCTTAATGCGGAAGATGCTCCGCAGCCCCCCAAGGTCCTCACCACGCCCCTGGAAATCGCCGGCACCTTGCGAATGCTGCAGGAAAGCCATGACCCGCTGATCATCACCTTCCACGAGCGCAGCCAGCGTTTCCAGAGTTATCTGGTGGATGTCGACCGGGACAACAAGACCCTGGCGCTGGACGAAATGATCCCCCGCGACGGTGAACGCCACCTTGAAAACGGCGAGCCGTTCCGCATCGAAGGCTTTCACGACGGCGTGCGTGTCGCCTGGGAAAGCAACGGCAGCCTGACCATCAGCGAAAAAAACGGCCATCGCATCTATACCGGCAGCATGCCCGACGAGGTGGTCTACCATCAGCGGCGCAATGCCTTTCGCGCCGCTCTGAAACTGGCGCAACTGGTGAACATCGAGCTGGGCGGCGAAAAGCTCAAGGCACCGGTCAGCGGCAAGCTGCTGGATATTTCCGCTACCGGCTGCAAATTGCGTTTTGAGGGTGATATCTGCGCGCGCCTGCAATTGGGACAGGTGTACGACCGCTTTGTCGCCGCCCTGCCCTTCGGCAGCATGACCACTTCAGTCGAACTGCGTTACCTGCACTTCGAAGAAAAGATCAACACCACTTTCGCCGGCGTACGCTTCCACAACATGAGTGGCCTGGTGCAGCGCCAGGTTGAGCGATTTGTTTACCAGTTGCAGCGCGAAGCCCGTCGATTCGATAAAGACGACGATTTTTAA
- the flgA gene encoding flagellar basal body P-ring formation chaperone FlgA has translation MDMKTTVSRHPRHRRLLCVTLALLAFCLGATARAENVTLPDLLIGVTQGFLEFTVEDYLASTQTPGRYEIQVNQLDPRLRMPLCDKELTATLESPAQPIGRVTVRVRCDGASPWTVFVPAQVKLFRDVVVVARPLKRTGIISFEDVVLRERDISQINQGYLTSVDQAIGQRLTRPVVTDQLLTLVHLEQAEVIRKGDQVVISASSGALNVKMPGEALSNGGMSEQIRVKNLNSNRVIKARVTAPGQVEVAL, from the coding sequence ATGGATATGAAAACGACAGTTTCCCGACACCCCCGCCACCGCAGATTGCTCTGCGTCACGTTGGCATTGCTTGCTTTCTGCCTGGGCGCCACGGCCCGCGCAGAGAACGTCACCTTGCCTGATCTCCTTATCGGCGTCACTCAGGGCTTTCTTGAGTTCACTGTAGAAGATTATCTGGCAAGCACACAGACGCCGGGGCGTTATGAAATCCAAGTCAACCAGCTGGACCCACGCCTGCGCATGCCACTATGCGACAAGGAATTGACAGCGACCCTGGAAAGCCCGGCCCAGCCCATCGGCCGCGTGACGGTGCGTGTACGCTGCGACGGCGCCTCGCCCTGGACCGTATTTGTGCCGGCGCAGGTCAAACTGTTTCGCGATGTGGTCGTGGTAGCGAGACCGCTCAAACGCACCGGCATCATCAGTTTTGAAGACGTGGTGCTGCGTGAACGCGACATCAGCCAGATCAATCAGGGCTATCTGACGTCCGTTGATCAGGCCATCGGCCAGAGGTTGACCCGACCAGTGGTCACCGACCAGCTCCTCACGCTGGTCCATCTGGAGCAGGCCGAGGTGATTCGCAAGGGCGATCAAGTGGTGATTTCCGCCAGCAGCGGCGCCTTGAACGTGAAAATGCCGGGAGAAGCGCTGTCCAACGGGGGCATGAGCGAACAGATCCGCGTCAAGAATCTCAACTCCAATCGCGTCATCAAGGCGCGCGTGACCGCGCCGGGGCAAGTCGAGGTGGCCTTATAG
- a CDS encoding DUF3077 domain-containing protein, with protein sequence MTHSSTRGRSEFSPANGNGQNLFRVNAGIPLEDALEAVSQILHHANQLILDAAISDAGERFSWPAFYLGEMAKALIDDVNEALLESRTTP encoded by the coding sequence GTGACCCACTCCAGCACGCGTGGACGCTCCGAGTTTTCCCCTGCCAACGGTAACGGCCAAAACCTGTTTCGGGTGAATGCCGGTATCCCGCTGGAGGATGCACTTGAAGCCGTCTCCCAGATTCTGCACCACGCCAATCAACTGATCCTCGATGCAGCCATCAGTGATGCGGGCGAGCGTTTTAGTTGGCCTGCCTTCTACCTCGGCGAAATGGCAAAGGCACTGATCGACGACGTGAACGAGGCGTTGCTTGAGTCGAGGACCACACCATGA
- a CDS encoding flagella synthesis protein FlgN, translating into MHHDENLLQLIIDDLEPTQQLLDLLKEESLALYGRDMPLLEEILARKQSLIVLLEQHGKKRSQILISLGLPANHDGLAQLASHSSVGEQLLAQSKELNQLLAKCQEANQLNGQSIQLQQATTANQLRILHGGEPPALYNAQGSTSRLVKPSTRSQA; encoded by the coding sequence ATGCATCACGACGAAAATCTGCTTCAACTGATCATCGATGATCTTGAGCCGACGCAACAATTGCTCGATCTGCTCAAAGAAGAGTCCCTGGCCCTCTACGGTCGGGACATGCCGCTGCTCGAAGAAATTCTCGCGCGCAAGCAGTCGCTGATTGTCCTGCTGGAGCAGCACGGCAAAAAACGCAGCCAGATCCTGATCAGCCTGGGCCTGCCGGCCAATCACGACGGGCTCGCGCAACTGGCCAGCCACTCCTCGGTCGGCGAACAGCTGCTGGCCCAGAGCAAAGAACTCAATCAATTGCTTGCCAAGTGCCAGGAAGCCAACCAGCTTAACGGCCAATCGATCCAGCTTCAGCAAGCCACCACGGCCAACCAGTTGCGTATCCTCCACGGCGGCGAGCCACCGGCGCTTTACAATGCCCAGGGTTCCACCTCGCGCCTGGTCAAGCCAAGCACTCGCAGCCAAGCCTGA
- a CDS encoding site-specific integrase, with product MKEKLTAKLLGSLHVTGNEYEVHDTTVGGLFVRVTAAGAKSYVVSWARGRKKTLGRVGILTLDQARTEATQYLAEARAHGEPLAVSQGRRGATLPSLRDFIEDTYMPWFKAHHKGHEKTQHTLSNNFDPIMSQRLDAITGRDLEQIRTGWMQAGNKASTVNRKMGSISGVFSRAVEWEYIDTHPLTKLKQLKVDSKGVIRYLAADETKRLRDALDARQDEMRAERESANTWRTDRHREPMPSLLELPFTDHLKPMVLVSLNTGMRRGELFDLKWSAVNFGTKTITVAGATTKTSDTRHIPMNKEALGVLEAWKKQVKKSPYVFPGQDGGRFEDVKSAWLKLLERAQIDGFRWHDMRHDFASRLVMAGVPLNTVRDLLGHADIKMTLRYAHLAPETKAAAVELI from the coding sequence TTGAAAGAGAAGCTAACAGCCAAACTGCTCGGATCACTGCACGTCACTGGCAACGAATACGAAGTTCACGATACCACCGTCGGCGGTCTATTCGTGCGTGTTACTGCCGCAGGTGCAAAATCTTACGTCGTCTCCTGGGCCCGTGGCCGGAAGAAGACTTTAGGCCGTGTCGGCATACTCACGCTTGATCAAGCGCGCACTGAGGCCACTCAGTACCTCGCAGAAGCCCGAGCACATGGAGAGCCTCTGGCGGTCAGTCAAGGCCGAAGGGGCGCCACCCTGCCCTCCTTACGCGACTTCATTGAAGACACCTATATGCCGTGGTTCAAGGCTCATCACAAAGGCCACGAGAAGACGCAGCACACCCTCAGTAATAACTTTGACCCAATCATGTCCCAGCGCCTGGACGCGATCACCGGACGAGACCTGGAGCAGATCCGCACCGGTTGGATGCAGGCCGGCAACAAGGCCTCGACGGTGAATCGAAAAATGGGCTCGATTAGTGGTGTTTTCAGTCGTGCCGTTGAGTGGGAGTACATCGATACACACCCGCTGACCAAGCTGAAACAGCTCAAAGTCGATTCAAAGGGGGTGATTCGCTACCTGGCTGCTGACGAGACCAAGCGTCTACGCGACGCCCTGGACGCTCGACAGGATGAAATGAGGGCCGAGCGCGAGAGTGCAAACACCTGGCGGACGGACCGCCACAGAGAGCCGATGCCAAGCCTGCTGGAACTGCCTTTCACCGATCACCTGAAGCCAATGGTGTTGGTATCGTTGAATACCGGCATGAGGCGCGGAGAGCTGTTCGACCTGAAATGGTCAGCAGTGAACTTCGGCACCAAGACAATCACAGTCGCTGGGGCCACCACCAAGACCAGCGATACGCGCCACATCCCGATGAACAAGGAGGCGTTGGGCGTACTTGAAGCCTGGAAGAAGCAGGTGAAAAAATCGCCGTATGTGTTCCCTGGCCAGGACGGCGGTCGCTTTGAAGACGTGAAAAGCGCCTGGCTCAAGTTACTTGAGCGGGCGCAGATCGACGGGTTCCGCTGGCACGATATGCGTCACGACTTCGCTTCACGCCTCGTAATGGCCGGCGTACCGCTCAACACGGTACGGGATCTGCTAGGGCACGCCGATATTAAGATGACACTACGATATGCCCATCTGGCGCCTGAAACAAAAGCCGCTGCGGTTGAACTCATTTAG
- a CDS encoding MFS transporter, with protein sequence MRQIWKSFRALYFASLMMLIGSGLLSTYLALRLAADHVDSLWVGALMAANYFGLVLGGKIGHRLIARVGHIRAYATCAGIVGAAVLGHGLIDWLPAWIVLRVIVGLGMMCQYMVIESWLNEQADAKQRGVVFSGYMIASYLGLVLGQLILVMHPQLGLELLMLVALCFALCLVPVAMTRRIHPAPLHPAPMEPRFFIKRVPQSLSTVLGAGLIVGSFYGLAPLYAAQQGLTTEQVGLFMGSCIFAGLLVQWPLGWLSDRYDRALLIRCFALCLAVAALPLAILTQVPLEVLFVAGFLCSLVQFCLYPLAVAFSNDHVEGDRRVSLTAMLLVTYGVGASIGPLLAGVVMKLFGSQMLYAFFSLCALILVWRIRPKAVTNLHQVDDAPLHHVAMPDSMSSSPLVAALDPRVDEQVVQDQMQTTPPEAQTDPEQPPVDEPSPEPPTEPLDPDEHPHDLSRARP encoded by the coding sequence ATGCGCCAGATCTGGAAATCTTTTCGAGCCCTTTATTTCGCCTCCTTGATGATGCTGATCGGCTCCGGCCTGCTCAGTACTTACCTGGCCCTGCGCCTGGCGGCCGATCATGTCGACAGCCTGTGGGTGGGTGCGCTGATGGCGGCCAACTACTTCGGCCTGGTGCTGGGCGGCAAAATCGGGCACCGCCTGATTGCCCGGGTCGGGCATATCCGCGCCTATGCTACCTGCGCCGGCATCGTCGGCGCCGCAGTGCTTGGCCATGGTCTGATCGACTGGCTGCCGGCCTGGATCGTGCTGCGGGTGATCGTGGGCCTGGGGATGATGTGCCAGTACATGGTTATCGAAAGCTGGCTTAACGAACAGGCGGATGCCAAGCAGCGTGGCGTGGTGTTCAGCGGTTATATGATCGCTTCGTACCTGGGCCTGGTGCTCGGGCAGTTGATCCTGGTGATGCATCCCCAGCTCGGCCTTGAGCTGCTGATGCTGGTGGCGCTGTGCTTTGCGCTGTGCCTGGTGCCAGTGGCGATGACGCGGCGCATCCACCCCGCACCCTTGCACCCGGCACCGATGGAGCCGCGCTTCTTTATCAAGCGCGTGCCGCAATCACTGAGCACGGTACTCGGCGCGGGGCTGATCGTCGGGTCGTTCTACGGCCTGGCGCCGCTCTACGCGGCCCAGCAAGGGTTGACGACCGAGCAGGTCGGTCTGTTCATGGGTAGCTGCATTTTCGCCGGCTTATTGGTGCAGTGGCCGCTGGGCTGGCTGTCGGACCGCTATGACCGCGCGCTGCTGATCCGCTGCTTTGCGCTGTGCCTGGCCGTTGCGGCCCTGCCGCTGGCGATCCTCACCCAAGTACCGCTGGAGGTGCTGTTCGTCGCCGGATTCCTGTGCTCGCTGGTGCAGTTCTGCCTTTACCCGTTGGCGGTGGCGTTTTCCAATGATCATGTCGAGGGCGATCGTAGGGTTTCCCTGACGGCCATGCTGCTGGTGACTTATGGCGTCGGCGCCAGTATCGGGCCGCTGCTCGCGGGCGTGGTGATGAAGCTGTTCGGCAGCCAGATGCTGTACGCGTTTTTCAGCCTGTGTGCGCTGATTCTGGTATGGCGCATTCGTCCTAAAGCGGTGACCAACCTGCACCAGGTGGACGATGCACCGTTGCACCACGTGGCCATGCCCGACAGCATGTCCAGTTCGCCGCTGGTAGCGGCACTGGATCCGCGGGTGGATGAGCAGGTGGTGCAGGACCAGATGCAGACCACCCCGCCTGAGGCGCAAACCGACCCCGAGCAGCCGCCGGTCGACGAGCCGAGCCCTGAACCGCCCACCGAACCGTTGGACCCGGACGAGCATCCTCACGACTTGAGCAGGGCGCGCCCCTGA
- a CDS encoding helix-turn-helix domain-containing protein has translation MNNPEHISPLAVSVEDAARVVGYSRSGVYELIAAGDLKAFKLGRRRLILMTELKAWIERAAKEGSR, from the coding sequence ATGAACAATCCCGAACACATTTCCCCCCTTGCAGTTAGCGTTGAAGACGCAGCCCGCGTGGTTGGCTATTCAAGATCAGGCGTTTATGAGCTCATCGCTGCGGGCGACCTTAAAGCTTTCAAACTCGGACGGCGGCGTCTGATTCTGATGACCGAGCTCAAGGCGTGGATTGAACGCGCAGCAAAGGAAGGATCAAGGTGA
- a CDS encoding chemotaxis protein CheV translates to MAGVMDSVNQRTQLVGQNRLELLLFRLDGGQLYGINVFKVREVLQCPKLTIMPKSSPVVCGVANIRGATIPILDLALATGSSGLQDRESPFVIITEYNTKTQGFLVRSVERIVNMNWEEIHPPPKGTGRDHYLTAVTRVDNQLVEIIDVEKILAEVAPTSETISVGVVDAETAHKAVSLRVLTVDDSSVARKQVTRCLQTVGVDVVALNDGRQALDYLRKLVDEGKKPEEEFLMMISDIEMPEMDGYTLTAEIRSDPRMQKLHIVLHTSLSGVFNQAMVKKVGADDFLAKFRPDDLASRVVDRIKAADHS, encoded by the coding sequence ATGGCAGGTGTAATGGATTCAGTAAACCAGCGCACACAGCTGGTAGGGCAGAATCGCCTGGAATTGTTGCTTTTTCGCCTTGATGGCGGGCAGCTGTACGGCATCAACGTGTTCAAGGTGCGGGAAGTGTTGCAGTGCCCCAAGCTGACGATCATGCCCAAGTCCAGTCCGGTGGTGTGCGGCGTGGCGAATATTCGTGGCGCGACCATCCCGATTCTTGACCTGGCGTTGGCGACCGGTTCGTCGGGCCTGCAGGATCGCGAGAGTCCGTTCGTGATCATCACCGAGTACAACACCAAGACCCAGGGCTTCCTGGTGCGCTCGGTGGAGCGCATCGTCAACATGAACTGGGAAGAGATCCATCCGCCACCCAAGGGCACCGGCCGCGATCATTACCTCACGGCGGTGACGCGGGTCGATAACCAGTTGGTCGAAATCATCGACGTGGAAAAAATTCTCGCCGAAGTGGCTCCCACCTCGGAGACGATTTCGGTGGGAGTGGTGGACGCCGAGACGGCGCACAAGGCCGTGTCCCTGCGTGTGCTTACCGTGGACGATTCCTCGGTGGCGCGTAAGCAGGTGACCCGTTGCCTGCAAACCGTCGGCGTTGACGTGGTGGCGCTCAATGATGGCCGCCAGGCGCTGGATTACCTGCGCAAACTGGTGGACGAAGGCAAGAAGCCGGAAGAAGAATTTCTGATGATGATCTCGGATATCGAGATGCCGGAAATGGACGGCTACACTCTCACGGCCGAGATACGAAGTGACCCGCGTATGCAAAAACTGCATATCGTCCTGCATACTTCGCTGTCGGGCGTCTTCAACCAGGCTATGGTCAAGAAGGTCGGGGCGGATGACTTCCTGGCCAAATTCCGTCCTGATGACCTCGCATCCCGGGTAGTCGACCGGATCAAGGCAGCAGATCACAGCTAA
- the flgM gene encoding flagellar biosynthesis anti-sigma factor FlgM, with protein MVIDFSRLNNSPATSGATRTSGAKESADAKAALPAKAEQASASQSGESVHLSNEAQQLQKVTDSLRDQPVVNKARVAELKQAIADGSYKVDSNRVASKLLNFEAER; from the coding sequence ATGGTCATTGATTTCAGTCGTTTAAATAACTCCCCGGCTACGTCCGGCGCCACGCGCACTTCAGGTGCCAAGGAAAGTGCAGACGCCAAGGCTGCGCTGCCCGCCAAGGCAGAACAGGCCAGCGCCAGCCAGAGCGGGGAATCGGTACACCTGAGCAATGAGGCTCAACAGTTGCAGAAGGTCACTGACTCGCTGCGCGATCAACCGGTCGTCAATAAAGCCCGCGTGGCCGAATTGAAACAGGCAATCGCTGATGGCAGCTACAAAGTCGACAGCAACCGTGTCGCCAGCAAGCTGCTTAACTTCGAAGCCGAGCGCTAG